The following proteins are encoded in a genomic region of Desulfomonilaceae bacterium:
- a CDS encoding tetratricopeptide repeat protein — translation MSVTKFVKPFLFCSAICLLFILTTQPACSGLREDVDKVRQQRSKIYSQGFFQEGKSELERGSYMRAIRLLTDAIGKGAPTEAFKYRGQAYEAMGTLDKAIADYSSYLSQNREDYGVYIRRGDIYLTLMAYDSAFSDFSTSLELNPSSQDSLVGRAISLMGLQKYSFATRDLKEAVRINPNDVDAIMAMVIASMLDNNFQDAKTFVERAASLEQDPSRLSRIKTLSAQIDSKLLVGNSKEKVTQESSRPKELSVGPPEPYAIPSEPQFLTPERSEVSKRTVGSGTSVHMDNVTGKYETSYMGHSIITQINQTGKKISGTVKIRDPLNVERNYHFSGSVNNGEVNATYEDGNFKGRVDMSGLVGTLKTNDGVSIPITISPH, via the coding sequence ATGTCCGTGACAAAATTCGTGAAGCCTTTTTTGTTTTGTTCCGCCATTTGTCTATTGTTTATACTAACGACGCAGCCAGCATGTTCTGGCTTGCGTGAAGATGTCGACAAAGTCAGACAGCAACGTTCCAAAATTTATTCCCAAGGATTCTTTCAGGAAGGCAAATCGGAATTGGAACGGGGCAGTTATATGCGTGCAATAAGGTTACTAACTGACGCTATTGGCAAAGGCGCTCCAACTGAGGCGTTCAAATATCGAGGACAAGCCTATGAGGCAATGGGAACCCTGGATAAAGCGATTGCGGATTACAGTTCCTATCTCTCCCAGAACCGAGAGGACTATGGAGTTTACATTAGAAGAGGTGATATCTACCTCACGTTGATGGCGTATGACAGTGCATTTTCTGATTTTTCAACTTCCCTGGAATTGAACCCGAGCTCGCAAGATTCGCTGGTTGGTCGCGCTATATCTTTGATGGGCCTGCAAAAGTATTCTTTTGCGACGAGAGATCTCAAAGAGGCAGTCAGAATAAACCCGAATGATGTGGATGCTATCATGGCTATGGTGATTGCCTCCATGCTCGATAACAACTTTCAGGACGCCAAGACTTTTGTAGAACGCGCGGCAAGCCTCGAACAGGACCCTAGCAGGTTGAGTCGGATTAAAACCTTATCAGCCCAGATTGATTCGAAACTTCTCGTTGGTAATTCTAAGGAAAAAGTTACTCAAGAATCGTCCAGACCTAAAGAGTTGAGCGTGGGGCCACCCGAACCCTATGCCATTCCATCTGAGCCTCAGTTCCTGACGCCAGAACGATCGGAAGTCTCGAAAAGAACTGTCGGATCAGGTACGTCCGTTCACATGGACAACGTCACTGGGAAATATGAGACTTCATACATGGGCCATTCTATAATTACGCAGATCAATCAGACAGGCAAGAAGATCAGCGGAACCGTAAAAATTCGTGATCCTTTAAACGTCGAACGCAATTATCATTTCTCGGGGTCCGTAAATAACGGTGAGGTTAATGCCACTTACGAGGATGGAAACTTCAAGGGCAGAGTTGACATGAGCGGTCTCGTTGGAACACTAAAAACTAATGATGGTGTCAGTATACCGATAACAATCTCGCCTCATTGA
- the lgt gene encoding prolipoprotein diacylglyceryl transferase, translating to MRSRQAVNFETVFHNLGGPGQPKQMLIHNLTCPFFDPVLFRLGPFVSNWYGLMYCAGAILWYMVTRNEIMRRNGPIPVIGLPELLFHGLLGGVIGARLGYAVFYAPYFFLQKPWEILAFWHGGMSAHGWLIGMAVGGLIFIGKHRTPLRELADVVYLGIPLGIVAVKIGNLINCEGFGRVTTLPWGIICSGEGHLPRHPCQLYEAIFEGLILFAVLWRIRVKSLRPGDLSSFFLVGYGIFRFLIEFTAKPVQLPWLMSFGLTEGQVLSLVVVGVGVLGYAIPRMNYWVRPG from the coding sequence ATGCGGAGTCGGCAGGCGGTAAATTTTGAGACCGTTTTCCACAACCTGGGTGGTCCCGGTCAACCCAAACAGATGCTTATCCACAATCTGACCTGTCCTTTTTTCGATCCAGTCCTATTTAGGCTAGGGCCTTTTGTTAGTAATTGGTATGGCCTTATGTACTGCGCGGGCGCCATCCTGTGGTATATGGTGACGCGTAACGAGATAATGCGAAGAAATGGACCAATTCCTGTGATTGGCCTGCCGGAGTTACTTTTTCATGGACTTTTAGGTGGAGTTATTGGGGCCAGGCTGGGATACGCGGTTTTTTATGCTCCCTACTTTTTTCTGCAAAAGCCATGGGAGATATTAGCTTTCTGGCATGGTGGAATGAGCGCTCACGGTTGGCTAATTGGAATGGCCGTCGGTGGATTGATTTTTATCGGTAAGCACAGGACTCCATTAAGGGAATTGGCTGACGTGGTTTATCTCGGTATTCCCCTTGGCATAGTTGCTGTTAAGATTGGCAATCTCATCAATTGCGAAGGATTTGGTCGAGTCACGACTCTGCCATGGGGCATAATATGTTCAGGCGAAGGACATCTTCCTCGCCATCCTTGTCAACTCTACGAAGCGATTTTCGAAGGACTGATATTGTTCGCCGTTCTTTGGAGAATTCGAGTAAAGTCACTGAGGCCTGGGGATCTAAGTAGCTTTTTTCTGGTTGGATACGGAATTTTCCGGTTTTTAATAGAGTTTACCGCTAAACCGGTACAGTTACCCTGGTTGATGAGCTTTGGGTTGACGGAAGGGCAAGTCCTTTCCCTGGTTGTAGTAGGGGTTGGAGTGTTAGGTTACGCTATCCCCCGTATGAACTACTGGGTGAGACCGGGATAA
- a CDS encoding lipocalin-like domain-containing protein — protein MLERADNIIPFSFPKDHGRHSKFGMEWWYLSGRLGSETKEDWAYHFTIFRRVFKRWVDLFLVGLAIGFKPIRNVYFFKRLFAKMLENREGGAIGVEGYVGHLSITNIKERQFVFFERGGISLLDMAGASQDSLRVWVKDWKLEASEGKIHLVAQKNDFGVDVNLTPIKPPILNGARGLSMKGLELGEASYHYSISLLTTSGRLKWRGNTYDVSGTSFMDREFGTSMLPKSIRGWDWFGLILDNNHEIMISLIRNTDGSMANTSSGTLVFPDGACRCFVATELLVEVVDKWTSPSTGAHYPTHWIVSVEPLDLELEILALVKEHELVSATSTTINYWEGPVGVSGKMNDRAIAGHGHVELVGYAESAGGKF, from the coding sequence ATGCTAGAACGCGCCGATAATATAATACCTTTTTCATTTCCCAAAGATCATGGACGTCACAGTAAGTTTGGAATGGAGTGGTGGTACCTTTCAGGACGACTCGGCTCGGAAACCAAAGAGGACTGGGCCTATCACTTTACTATCTTCAGGAGAGTATTCAAGAGATGGGTTGATTTATTTCTTGTAGGTTTGGCTATCGGTTTCAAACCGATTCGGAACGTTTACTTTTTCAAACGCCTTTTTGCCAAAATGCTGGAAAATAGGGAAGGGGGAGCGATCGGAGTCGAGGGCTACGTAGGGCATCTTTCCATTACAAATATTAAAGAACGCCAATTTGTTTTCTTCGAAAGGGGAGGAATTTCGCTGCTTGATATGGCGGGAGCGTCGCAGGATAGCCTGCGAGTGTGGGTAAAGGATTGGAAGCTGGAAGCGTCAGAAGGGAAAATACATCTTGTCGCGCAAAAAAATGATTTTGGGGTGGATGTCAATTTGACGCCGATTAAACCTCCAATTTTAAACGGGGCCAGAGGTTTGAGCATGAAGGGGCTGGAACTCGGAGAAGCTTCCTATCACTATTCGATTTCCTTGTTAACAACTAGCGGAAGGCTGAAGTGGCGAGGAAATACGTACGACGTGTCGGGAACAAGTTTCATGGACCGGGAATTCGGCACCTCGATGTTGCCGAAGTCAATCAGAGGCTGGGACTGGTTTGGTCTTATTCTGGACAACAACCATGAAATCATGATCTCTCTTATTCGAAACACGGACGGAAGCATGGCAAACACATCTTCAGGAACGCTAGTTTTTCCCGACGGCGCATGCCGATGTTTCGTGGCGACCGAGCTGCTGGTTGAAGTTGTTGATAAATGGACTAGCCCTTCGACCGGGGCCCATTATCCAACCCACTGGATCGTGAGTGTTGAACCACTCGATCTGGAGCTGGAAATTCTGGCCCTTGTCAAAGAACATGAACTTGTATCGGCCACTTCCACGACGATTAATTATTGGGAAGGACCAGTAGGCGTCTCAGGAAAAATGAACGACCGAGCAATAGCGGGTCACGGACATGTTGAGTTGGTGGGCTATGCGGAGTCGGCAGGCGGTAAATTTTGA
- a CDS encoding polysaccharide biosynthesis/export family protein translates to MICKISLCFKLKLLVVVLTSCFLTGCIGLIPSPFRPSPGPQKAPQIDDLAQSFDIVCRNYKIGINDSLSMLFSAQWNIPIGSYKLDTLDRLKVRFILDPQLNEDVIIRPDGMITLQAIGDIRAVGLSPVELANAIQEKFVSTGIFSKDEAKGDLRNYQLVTVSVEAFYEKISKLMASLQNIAGGSKTALTVNPDGTIDLPLLKEKVLCVGHTVSEVENTVTRLYRDGPLRFAVVSMGLGTANSRKFYALGQVGSPGAYDITQPITALQAIALAGGVNNDQADLTSVILVSKDIYGKPIGRRLDLKRVLDVGDMGSEILIKPYDVLYVPRTYIGDVQLFVSQYLNTLAGFVAFKNVLSGS, encoded by the coding sequence ATGATCTGTAAAATAAGTTTATGCTTTAAGCTTAAACTGCTAGTAGTTGTCTTGACAAGCTGTTTTCTGACGGGATGTATTGGCCTGATACCTTCTCCATTCCGTCCCTCGCCTGGTCCTCAGAAAGCGCCCCAAATCGATGACCTGGCGCAATCATTTGACATCGTGTGCCGGAATTACAAAATAGGTATAAACGATTCTCTTTCTATGCTGTTTTCGGCCCAGTGGAATATACCCATAGGTAGCTATAAGCTGGACACGCTGGACAGATTAAAGGTCAGATTTATCCTTGATCCTCAACTTAACGAAGATGTCATCATTAGACCCGATGGAATGATAACACTCCAGGCCATCGGTGACATCAGGGCCGTAGGCTTGAGCCCCGTGGAACTTGCTAACGCGATTCAGGAGAAATTCGTCAGTACAGGTATATTTAGTAAGGATGAAGCCAAGGGGGACCTACGGAATTACCAGTTGGTCACCGTCTCTGTGGAAGCATTCTACGAGAAAATATCAAAGTTGATGGCCTCACTGCAGAATATTGCAGGCGGTAGTAAAACGGCCCTTACCGTCAACCCGGACGGTACAATTGATCTCCCATTGCTGAAGGAAAAGGTTCTTTGCGTGGGCCATACTGTCAGTGAAGTGGAAAACACTGTCACTCGTCTTTACAGGGATGGTCCTCTCAGGTTTGCTGTAGTGTCAATGGGATTAGGAACTGCAAATTCGCGAAAGTTTTATGCTTTGGGTCAAGTGGGCAGCCCCGGAGCCTATGACATAACTCAGCCGATTACAGCCCTGCAGGCTATCGCCTTGGCCGGTGGTGTCAATAATGATCAAGCTGATCTGACCAGTGTAATTCTTGTCTCCAAGGATATCTATGGCAAGCCCATTGGTCGAAGGCTCGACCTCAAAAGGGTGCTTGATGTTGGTGATATGGGGTCGGAAATTCTTATTAAGCCGTACGATGTGCTTTACGTTCCAAGGACTTACATAGGAGATGTCCAACTTTTTGTGAGCCAGTACCTTAACACCCTCGCCGGATTTGTCGCCTTCAAAAACGTGTTGTCAGGAAGCTAG